The following are encoded together in the Cyanobacterium aponinum PCC 10605 genome:
- a CDS encoding c-type cytochrome: MTKYLTIIISLILTINLLFIFPVNAETVINNQPQKIFELNCAGCHPNGNNIIRRGKNLKLKALHRNGYDSVEAITQIVSNGKNNMSAFSNRLSEREIKEVAEYVLQQAENNWKG, encoded by the coding sequence ATGACAAAATATTTAACTATTATTATTTCTTTAATTTTGACAATTAATCTTTTATTTATTTTCCCTGTTAATGCAGAAACAGTTATCAATAACCAGCCTCAAAAAATATTCGAGTTAAATTGTGCAGGATGTCATCCCAATGGCAATAATATTATTAGACGGGGAAAAAATTTAAAATTAAAAGCCCTTCATCGTAACGGTTATGATTCAGTAGAAGCTATTACTCAAATAGTAAGTAATGGTAAAAATAATATGTCTGCTTTTTCTAATCGTCTGAGTGAAAGGGAAATTAAGGAAGTTGCCGAGTATGTTTTACAACAAGCTGAGAATAATTGGAAAGGTTAA
- the tsaE gene encoding tRNA (adenosine(37)-N6)-threonylcarbamoyltransferase complex ATPase subunit type 1 TsaE: METPKKIFLPDEESTKKLGKEFAQKLTPNSVLLLQGNLGAGKTTFIQGLGEGLGISEPIVSPTFTLINEYLEGKIPLYHIDLYRLNPEQVKHLHLQNYWEGIEVEAGITAIEWSDLLPQLPPHYWQIILELTPDSSRNAFITYI; encoded by the coding sequence ATGGAAACCCCAAAAAAAATATTTCTTCCTGATGAGGAATCCACAAAAAAACTGGGTAAAGAATTTGCTCAAAAATTAACCCCTAATTCCGTCTTGTTATTACAAGGTAATTTAGGGGCGGGAAAAACCACTTTTATTCAAGGTTTAGGGGAAGGCTTAGGTATAAGTGAACCTATTGTTAGTCCTACTTTTACCCTCATTAACGAGTATTTAGAAGGAAAAATCCCCCTTTACCATATTGATTTATATCGCTTAAATCCAGAGCAAGTAAAACACTTACATTTACAAAATTACTGGGAAGGTATAGAAGTAGAAGCAGGTATTACCGCCATCGAATGGTCTGATTTACTACCCCAACTGCCACCACACTATTGGCAAATTATTTTGGAATTAACCCCAGATTCTAGCAGAAACGCCTTTATTACTTATATTTAA
- a CDS encoding MAPEG family protein: MLLGASLITVSALLVYFVTIINVGRARAKYKVMPPAMTGDENFERALRVQQNMLEQLVLFLPIMWIFSYYVSELWGAIIGGVWILGRVLYAWGYYQEAKKRMVGFGISSLSIMALLLTCLYSLTMALVGSF, from the coding sequence ATGTTGTTGGGTGCAAGTTTAATTACAGTTTCGGCTTTATTAGTTTATTTTGTCACAATCATCAATGTTGGTAGGGCAAGGGCAAAATATAAAGTTATGCCTCCTGCAATGACGGGAGATGAAAACTTTGAAAGGGCATTGAGAGTACAACAAAATATGTTAGAGCAACTTGTTTTGTTTCTGCCTATAATGTGGATTTTTTCTTATTATGTTAGTGAATTATGGGGAGCAATTATTGGCGGAGTTTGGATTTTAGGAAGGGTTTTATATGCTTGGGGTTACTATCAAGAAGCGAAAAAAAGAATGGTTGGCTTTGGCATTAGTAGTTTAAGTATAATGGCTTTATTGTTGACCTGTTTATATAGTTTAACTATGGCTTTAGTTGGGAGTTTTTAA
- a CDS encoding adenosine kinase: MTKKYDVYGMGNALMDMEFSVTPELLAQLNIDKGVMTLMDETQQKEVLTHLPNPCKQSSGGSAANTLVAISQLGGKGFYSCKVAADEVGKAYLEDLVNCGLDTNLALDNRPEGITGKCLVLVTPDADRTMNTFLGITSDLGLTEIDDEALKDSQYLYIEGYLVSSPVAKATAIHGKKVAESAGVKTSFSLSDANMVDFFRDGILEIIGDGVDLLFSNEIEALKMANTDKLEDAIAFLQTLAKTFTITRGKEGSLIFDGEKIIEIEPYPVNAVDTVGAGDMYAGCLLYGITNGLGWEKAGKLASLASSKLVTSFGARLDTSVLQSLLEQIKN, encoded by the coding sequence ATGACCAAAAAATATGACGTTTATGGTATGGGTAACGCCCTAATGGATATGGAATTCTCCGTTACTCCTGAATTATTAGCTCAACTCAACATTGATAAAGGGGTAATGACATTAATGGATGAAACCCAACAAAAAGAAGTCTTAACTCATCTTCCTAACCCTTGTAAACAATCCTCTGGTGGTTCTGCGGCCAACACATTAGTGGCAATTAGTCAACTAGGTGGTAAGGGGTTTTATTCCTGCAAAGTGGCGGCGGATGAAGTGGGTAAAGCCTATCTTGAAGATTTGGTGAATTGTGGTTTAGATACTAATTTAGCTTTAGACAATCGCCCAGAAGGTATTACGGGTAAATGCTTAGTTTTAGTTACCCCAGATGCCGATCGCACCATGAATACTTTTTTAGGTATTACAAGTGATTTAGGTTTAACAGAAATAGATGATGAAGCCTTAAAAGACTCTCAATATCTTTACATAGAAGGTTATTTAGTTTCCTCTCCTGTGGCAAAAGCAACGGCAATTCATGGCAAAAAAGTAGCAGAGTCGGCAGGGGTAAAAACTTCTTTTTCTCTTTCCGATGCTAATATGGTGGATTTTTTCCGTGATGGTATCCTTGAGATTATCGGTGATGGAGTTGATTTATTATTTTCCAATGAAATTGAAGCTCTAAAAATGGCTAATACAGATAAATTAGAAGATGCGATTGCATTTTTACAAACCCTAGCCAAAACCTTTACTATCACCCGTGGCAAAGAAGGCTCATTAATTTTTGACGGTGAAAAAATCATTGAAATTGAACCTTATCCAGTCAATGCTGTCGATACTGTTGGTGCAGGAGATATGTATGCAGGTTGTCTATTATATGGTATTACCAATGGTTTAGGTTGGGAAAAAGCAGGAAAACTAGCTTCCCTCGCTTCCTCCAAATTAGTTACCAGTTTTGGAGCTAGATTAGACACCAGTGTTTTACAATCTTTGCTTGAGCAAATTAAGAATTAG
- a CDS encoding GldG family protein, with protein sequence MSIFFKKKKFWSLRSAEVTTNALISTFSVIIILVLVNFLGIKYSWKFDFTENKLYTLSPQTQEVIKNLQEPLQIYVFDSQPNNFDRQLLNNYARYNDLFSFQFVDPQVNLNLTQKFQVDRIGDVYLEWRDRVQLVQTVSPESRLTEEKLTKAMVKIQKQTQAVVYIIQGHGEANIENQGQSSFSQAVRNLQDMGYIVNPLNLGESPLIPPDADVLIVSSSDRELLSGEIKTIKQYLERGGNLMVMYNALSPISLASILEEWGITFNDTLVVDSSGTGEILGLGPSITIITDYGQHPITQDFNNGLTIFPWARPIITENKDNIETIPLLITNTQSWGESNLEGETVEFDPTKDIQGPLNIGVALSKKNDVIADNPNNITENSTPPQESGLNPEEELPKIEGETDLPIPPTMKTPSPITNNNDANRTNKMSREMRLLVIGNSNFATDGWISQQLNSDFFVNSVAWLANEDENNLSIRPKESVNRRLNLTPLQANLISWLAIFIIPALGFIAAIAQRQLRQ encoded by the coding sequence ATGTCTATATTTTTCAAAAAGAAAAAATTTTGGTCTTTAAGAAGTGCGGAAGTGACGACTAATGCTTTAATTTCAACTTTCTCAGTAATTATCATATTAGTATTAGTTAATTTTTTAGGCATTAAATATTCTTGGAAATTTGATTTTACAGAGAATAAATTATATACTCTTTCTCCTCAAACTCAAGAAGTAATAAAAAATCTTCAAGAGCCTTTACAAATCTATGTTTTTGATTCTCAACCAAATAATTTTGATCGCCAATTATTAAATAATTATGCTCGTTATAATGACCTATTTTCCTTTCAATTTGTCGATCCTCAAGTCAATCTTAATCTAACACAAAAATTCCAAGTTGATCGCATCGGTGATGTTTATTTGGAATGGCGCGATCGCGTTCAATTAGTACAAACTGTCTCTCCTGAAAGTAGATTAACAGAAGAAAAATTAACCAAAGCCATGGTTAAAATACAAAAACAAACTCAAGCAGTAGTGTATATAATACAAGGACACGGAGAAGCAAATATCGAAAATCAAGGACAAAGTAGCTTTTCTCAAGCAGTGAGGAATCTTCAGGATATGGGCTATATTGTCAATCCCCTTAACTTGGGAGAATCTCCTCTAATTCCCCCTGATGCAGATGTATTAATTGTTAGTAGTAGTGATAGAGAATTATTATCAGGAGAAATAAAAACAATTAAACAATATTTAGAGCGGGGAGGCAACTTGATGGTTATGTATAATGCTCTAAGCCCCATCAGTTTAGCAAGTATCTTGGAAGAATGGGGTATAACTTTTAATGATACTCTAGTGGTTGACTCATCAGGTACAGGAGAAATTCTAGGCTTAGGCCCCTCCATCACTATCATCACCGATTATGGGCAACATCCCATAACCCAAGATTTTAACAATGGTTTGACTATTTTTCCTTGGGCAAGACCCATTATTACAGAAAACAAAGATAATATTGAGACAATACCTCTATTAATTACTAATACTCAATCTTGGGGAGAAAGTAATTTAGAAGGGGAAACAGTGGAGTTTGATCCCACAAAAGACATACAAGGGCCTTTAAATATTGGTGTTGCCTTAAGCAAAAAAAATGATGTTATCGCCGATAACCCTAACAACATCACGGAAAATTCTACTCCCCCTCAAGAATCCGGCTTAAATCCAGAGGAAGAATTGCCCAAGATAGAAGGAGAAACGGATTTACCTATTCCACCTACCATGAAAACTCCTTCCCCTATTACCAATAATAATGACGCAAATCGCACAAATAAAATGTCTAGGGAGATGAGACTATTAGTTATTGGCAATTCCAATTTTGCAACAGATGGTTGGATTTCTCAGCAACTTAACAGTGATTTCTTTGTTAACAGTGTTGCTTGGTTAGCTAATGAAGATGAAAATAATTTATCTATTCGCCCGAAAGAATCTGTTAATCGTCGTCTTAATCTCACCCCTTTACAAGCCAATTTGATTTCATGGTTAGCCATATTTATTATACCTGCCCTCGGTTTCATCGCTGCGATCGCACAAAGGCAACTTCGTCAGTGA
- a CDS encoding UDP-N-acetylmuramoyl-L-alanyl-D-glutamate--2,6-diaminopimelate ligase has translation MKLRQLLADLNYLTPLTNHPNWDQEVKGITTNSHSCGIGDVFIGMPGTRVDGGEFWQSALAEGAIASIISQEASQKIPPTDNDCVIVADDIPSICADIASKFYGYPSEKLKMVGVTGTNGKTTTTHLIEFFLNQAVQKTALFGTLYARWQDYQKTATHTTPFAVDLQAQLAEALEAKNEYVVMEVSSHALAQKRIRGCHFDVAVFTNLTQDHLDYHKDMEDYFEAKALLFSEDYLRGRAIINYDDDYGQRLIQRLAQKQVWSYSVNNTSADLYTSDLTYQADGVKGILHTPEGSINFSSPLVGQFNLSNLLASVGAVLSLGVSLEVITENLSAFAGVPGRMERVHFLPHQDISVIVDYAHTPDSLENLLQAARPFISGKMICVFGCGGDRDRTKRPIMGKIAAQGADIVVVTSDNPRTENPEQILADILTGIPEDIKPIVQCDRALAIQEAISMAQSGDGVLIAGKGHEDYQILGTEKIHFDDREEARKALSQKGN, from the coding sequence ATGAAATTACGTCAATTATTAGCTGATTTAAACTATTTAACCCCTCTTACGAATCATCCTAACTGGGATCAGGAAGTTAAAGGTATTACGACAAATTCTCATAGTTGTGGTATTGGTGATGTTTTTATTGGTATGCCCGGTACTAGAGTTGATGGAGGTGAGTTTTGGCAAAGTGCATTGGCAGAAGGTGCGATCGCATCTATTATTAGTCAAGAAGCAAGTCAGAAAATCCCCCCTACGGATAATGATTGTGTAATAGTTGCCGATGATATACCTTCAATCTGTGCAGACATAGCCTCTAAATTTTATGGTTATCCTAGTGAAAAATTAAAGATGGTGGGGGTTACAGGTACTAATGGAAAAACTACCACCACTCATTTAATCGAATTTTTTTTGAATCAGGCTGTTCAGAAAACCGCCCTTTTCGGTACTTTATACGCTCGTTGGCAGGATTATCAGAAAACCGCAACCCATACCACTCCTTTTGCAGTAGATTTACAAGCACAGTTAGCAGAAGCCCTAGAAGCAAAGAATGAATATGTAGTGATGGAAGTAAGTTCTCATGCTCTAGCCCAAAAAAGAATCAGAGGTTGTCATTTTGATGTAGCTGTGTTCACTAATTTAACTCAAGATCATCTTGACTATCATAAAGATATGGAAGATTATTTTGAAGCTAAAGCCTTACTATTTTCTGAAGACTATTTAAGGGGGAGAGCAATTATTAATTATGATGATGATTATGGACAAAGATTAATTCAGCGTCTTGCTCAAAAACAAGTTTGGAGTTACAGCGTCAACAACACCTCGGCAGATTTATACACCAGTGATTTAACTTATCAGGCAGATGGGGTTAAAGGGATTTTGCATACTCCAGAGGGTAGTATCAATTTTAGTTCTCCTTTAGTAGGGCAATTTAACCTCTCGAATTTACTTGCCAGTGTCGGTGCAGTATTATCTTTAGGGGTGAGCTTGGAGGTGATTACAGAAAACCTCTCAGCTTTTGCCGGTGTGCCAGGAAGAATGGAAAGGGTGCATTTTTTGCCTCATCAAGATATAAGTGTGATAGTGGATTATGCTCATACCCCTGATAGTTTAGAAAATCTTTTACAAGCCGCTCGTCCTTTTATTTCTGGTAAGATGATTTGTGTATTTGGTTGTGGAGGCGATCGCGATCGTACCAAACGCCCTATAATGGGTAAAATAGCCGCTCAGGGTGCTGATATAGTGGTAGTGACTTCAGATAATCCTCGCACAGAAAACCCAGAACAAATCCTTGCAGATATTCTCACAGGTATTCCCGAAGATATTAAACCTATTGTACAGTGCGATCGAGCTTTAGCAATTCAAGAAGCAATTTCTATGGCACAATCAGGAGACGGAGTTTTAATTGCAGGAAAAGGCCATGAAGACTATCAAATCCTTGGTACAGAAAAAATCCATTTTGATGATAGAGAAGAAGCAAGAAAAGCTCTAAGTCAAAAGGGCAATTAA
- the pdxH gene encoding pyridoxamine 5'-phosphate oxidase: protein MKISLADLRKNYTQGGLTEEEIYQNPFEQFRHWFEQALESQILEPNAMTLATVNEAGKPTARIVLLKNLDEKGFVFFTNYESKKGQNIAVNPFGCLVFLWGELERQVRVEGKIEKITPEESDQYFHSRPIGSQLGAHISPQSQIIPNREYLDNRLQEVTQQYQNQTIPRPSHWGGYRLVPDAIEFWQGRENRLHDRLEYRLNDNKQWQIVRLAP, encoded by the coding sequence ATGAAAATATCCTTAGCTGATTTAAGAAAAAACTATACCCAAGGAGGTTTAACAGAAGAAGAAATTTACCAGAATCCCTTTGAGCAATTTCGCCATTGGTTTGAACAAGCATTAGAGTCACAAATTTTAGAACCAAATGCCATGACTCTTGCCACTGTTAATGAAGCGGGAAAACCCACAGCTAGAATAGTTCTCTTAAAAAATCTTGATGAGAAAGGATTTGTTTTCTTTACCAATTATGAAAGTAAAAAAGGTCAAAATATTGCTGTTAACCCCTTTGGTTGTTTAGTGTTTTTGTGGGGGGAATTAGAAAGACAAGTGAGAGTTGAAGGAAAAATAGAAAAAATTACCCCAGAAGAATCAGATCAATATTTTCATTCTCGCCCCATCGGTTCACAGTTAGGGGCGCATATTTCCCCCCAAAGTCAGATTATCCCTAACCGAGAATATTTGGATAACCGTTTACAAGAAGTAACTCAACAATATCAAAATCAAACCATTCCTCGTCCTTCCCATTGGGGAGGTTATAGATTAGTACCAGATGCGATCGAATTTTGGCAGGGTAGGGAAAACCGTCTGCACGATCGCCTTGAATACCGTTTAAATGATAATAAACAATGGCAAATAGTGCGTTTAGCACCATAA
- a CDS encoding RNA-guided endonuclease InsQ/TnpB family protein: MITLTYPFKLKVNRQQTQEIEHILSVCRSVYNYALAERKHWYNSRKSPVNSCSLISEYIIPANALYPSYNNQAKNLTVAKKTNQDLKSVNAQVLQQTLKTLDKAFSDMKSKGFGFPRFKKQMKSFVFPAMLKNCLAEGKVKLPQLGWLKIKQSRDYPTGFEAKQARIVKKATGYYLMIAFQSQESCPSAPVGKTSLGIDAGIESFVATDRGELIEAPKFLLKAQSKLKLLQRRLKHKIKGSNNWLKLQNKIAKLHEKVANTRRDWHFKLANYLCELTDNIFVEDINFTSWSRGIVRKQSLDSGIGQFINEILPFVCWKRSKFYLKVNKDGTSQECSNCGNHTGKKHLKERIHHCQYCGYTAPRDVVSAEVIKNRGLIAVGHTVNQNAYGDVLTGISQDLISLVKCL; the protein is encoded by the coding sequence GTGATTACTCTGACGTATCCGTTCAAGCTCAAAGTAAATAGACAACAAACTCAAGAGATAGAACATATCTTGAGCGTCTGTAGATCTGTTTACAATTACGCTTTAGCTGAACGTAAGCACTGGTATAATAGTCGTAAATCGCCTGTTAATAGTTGTTCCTTAATTTCTGAATACATTATTCCTGCTAACGCACTTTACCCTAGCTACAATAATCAAGCAAAAAACTTAACCGTTGCCAAGAAGACGAACCAAGACTTAAAATCTGTTAATGCTCAAGTGTTACAGCAAACTCTAAAAACTTTAGATAAAGCATTCTCTGATATGAAGTCTAAAGGTTTTGGCTTCCCTAGATTTAAGAAGCAAATGAAAAGTTTTGTCTTCCCAGCCATGCTGAAAAATTGTTTAGCGGAAGGGAAAGTAAAGTTACCACAATTAGGTTGGCTAAAGATAAAGCAGTCGAGAGATTATCCCACTGGTTTTGAAGCAAAACAAGCTCGTATTGTTAAAAAGGCAACAGGATATTATTTGATGATTGCTTTTCAATCTCAAGAATCTTGCCCATCAGCACCTGTAGGAAAAACAAGTTTAGGTATTGACGCAGGGATTGAATCGTTCGTAGCTACCGACAGAGGAGAATTAATCGAAGCCCCTAAGTTTTTGTTAAAGGCACAGAGTAAGCTGAAATTGCTACAAAGACGCTTAAAACATAAGATTAAAGGCTCTAATAATTGGTTAAAACTCCAAAATAAAATAGCCAAACTTCATGAAAAAGTAGCGAACACTCGCCGTGACTGGCATTTCAAGTTGGCAAATTACCTCTGTGAATTAACCGATAATATCTTTGTTGAAGATATAAACTTCACTTCTTGGAGTCGTGGGATTGTCAGAAAGCAATCTTTAGACTCAGGAATAGGGCAATTTATCAACGAAATATTACCGTTTGTATGTTGGAAACGAAGTAAGTTTTATCTGAAAGTAAATAAAGATGGAACATCTCAAGAATGCTCTAACTGTGGGAATCATACTGGCAAAAAGCATTTAAAAGAAAGAATACACCATTGTCAATATTGTGGTTATACAGCACCAAGAGATGTTGTGAGTGCAGAGGTAATTAAAAATAGAGGATTAATAGCGGTAGGGCATACCGTAAATCAAAATGCTTACGGAGACGTACTGACGGGGATTAGTCAAGATTTGATTAGTCTAGTTAAGTGTCTGTGA
- a CDS encoding AbrB family transcriptional regulator, giving the protein MRNKKVQPLTGKDLLKKVKKLGNVSREEKAIECGYYTLTDNGQKRVSMVKFLNALIEAEGISLDNELPTESKKRGRSANYRINVQSNGNLSIGKAYTEKMGLKPGDEFEVILGRKNIHLKQIEG; this is encoded by the coding sequence ATGCGAAATAAAAAAGTACAGCCATTAACAGGAAAAGACTTACTAAAAAAAGTTAAAAAATTAGGTAACGTTTCTCGTGAAGAAAAAGCCATTGAATGTGGTTACTATACCCTCACAGATAATGGACAAAAAAGAGTTAGTATGGTTAAGTTTCTCAATGCTCTAATTGAAGCAGAAGGAATCAGTCTTGATAATGAATTGCCCACAGAAAGCAAAAAAAGAGGAAGAAGTGCCAATTATCGTATAAATGTCCAATCAAATGGTAATCTTTCCATTGGAAAAGCCTACACTGAAAAAATGGGGTTAAAACCGGGGGATGAGTTTGAAGTTATCCTTGGTAGAAAAAATATCCACCTTAAACAAATTGAAGGTTAA
- a CDS encoding aspartate carbamoyltransferase catalytic subunit, producing MTATPWTRKHIISLEDFTIDEYDAVLTTASSFKSVLKSRTKKVPALQGQVVANMFFEPSTRTRSSFELAAKRLSADILNFAPGTSSLTKGETILDTAKTYWAMGANIMVIRHSNSGVPLNVAMEMDRLNSGVSIFNGGDGLHQHPSQALLDLFTICSLLDEKNPQLSLLKGKKVAIVGDILHSRVARSNINSLLAGGCEVHLAAPPTLLPSLFLETINSSQKKRLFVHWHLKPALENADFVMTLRLQKERMTDYLLPSLREYHQLFGITHERLQWCNPEVKVLHPGPVNRGVELSSELMDDGKYSLIGEQVTNGVAVRMALLYLIGN from the coding sequence ATGACTGCTACACCTTGGACTAGAAAACACATTATTTCTCTGGAAGATTTTACGATAGATGAATATGATGCAGTTTTAACGACGGCATCTAGTTTCAAATCTGTTCTCAAAAGTCGCACCAAAAAAGTACCCGCATTACAAGGGCAAGTAGTAGCAAATATGTTTTTTGAGCCTTCTACTCGTACTCGTAGCAGTTTCGAGTTAGCCGCAAAAAGACTTTCGGCAGATATTCTCAATTTTGCCCCCGGCACTTCTTCTCTAACTAAAGGGGAAACAATTTTAGATACTGCAAAAACCTATTGGGCGATGGGTGCTAATATCATGGTCATTCGTCATAGTAACTCTGGTGTCCCCTTGAATGTTGCAATGGAAATGGATCGTTTAAATTCTGGAGTAAGCATTTTTAATGGGGGAGATGGCTTACACCAACATCCTTCTCAAGCGTTATTAGATTTATTTACTATTTGTTCGTTATTAGATGAAAAAAATCCTCAGTTATCCTTATTAAAAGGAAAAAAAGTGGCGATAGTGGGAGATATACTTCATTCTCGGGTAGCTCGTTCTAATATTAATAGTTTATTAGCAGGAGGATGTGAAGTTCATTTGGCTGCACCTCCAACTTTATTACCTTCTTTGTTTTTGGAGACGATAAATAGTAGCCAAAAAAAGCGCCTATTTGTTCATTGGCATTTAAAACCGGCTTTAGAGAATGCTGATTTTGTTATGACTTTAAGATTACAAAAAGAGCGGATGACAGACTATTTATTGCCGAGTTTAAGAGAATATCATCAATTATTTGGCATTACCCATGAGCGTTTACAATGGTGTAATCCAGAGGTGAAAGTGTTGCACCCAGGACCTGTTAACAGAGGGGTAGAACTAAGCTCAGAATTAATGGATGATGGTAAGTATAGTTTAATCGGGGAACAGGTGACAAATGGGGTAGCAGTGAGAATGGCTTTATTATATTTGATTGGCAATTAA
- a CDS encoding four helix bundle protein: MIELKSYRDLTVWQKSMDLVVICYQLTSQFPKTEIDGLSSQIQRAAVSIPANIAEGKGRNHLGDYIRHLSMANGSLKELETHLMIVGRLGYLNLSSG; encoded by the coding sequence ATGATTGAACTAAAAAGTTATCGAGATTTAACGGTTTGGCAAAAATCAATGGATTTGGTAGTAATATGTTATCAATTAACTTCTCAATTTCCCAAAACAGAAATTGATGGTTTAAGTAGTCAAATACAAAGAGCCGCAGTTTCAATTCCTGCCAACATCGCAGAAGGAAAAGGGAGAAATCATTTGGGTGATTATATTCGTCATCTTTCTATGGCAAATGGCTCACTCAAAGAATTAGAAACTCATTTGATGATTGTAGGACGATTAGGCTATCTTAACCTGAGTTCGGGATAA
- a CDS encoding bifunctional riboflavin kinase/FAD synthetase yields the protein MITYNSAVAIEQNSLQNIHRAIALGNFDGVHLGHQEVIKPILKDNMAKNLVPALVTFIPHPQEFFSGQTKKLLTPIKEKAQILDKLGIQELILLPFDRELANLTPLEFVKEVLLEKIKANFVSVGEDFCFGYKRQGKAKDLQSLANQYQIEVNITPEQHFLVNQQNIRISSSYIRQSLSEGKVELAKDMLGRNYQIQGKVVEGQKLGRELGFPTANLKIPPEKYLPKQGVYGVKVDIPQQKTYDLSAVMNVGKRPTVGGENIIVEVHLLNWQGDLYGQDLVIKLVNFIRPEKKFTSLDELKNQITLDCQLCL from the coding sequence ATTATCACTTATAATAGTGCTGTTGCTATAGAACAAAATTCTCTACAAAACATTCATCGGGCTATTGCCCTTGGTAACTTTGATGGTGTGCATCTGGGACATCAGGAAGTAATTAAGCCTATACTGAAAGATAATATGGCAAAAAATCTTGTTCCTGCTTTGGTCACATTTATCCCCCATCCCCAAGAGTTTTTTAGCGGACAAACCAAAAAATTACTGACTCCTATCAAGGAAAAAGCCCAAATTTTAGATAAATTGGGTATTCAAGAATTAATTTTACTGCCTTTCGATCGCGAATTAGCTAATTTAACTCCTTTGGAATTTGTCAAAGAAGTTTTACTCGAAAAAATCAAGGCTAATTTTGTCAGCGTGGGAGAAGATTTCTGTTTTGGATATAAAAGACAGGGAAAAGCTAAAGATTTACAATCTCTTGCTAATCAATATCAAATTGAAGTTAATATTACTCCAGAGCAACATTTTCTTGTCAATCAACAAAATATACGTATTAGTAGCTCTTATATTCGTCAATCTCTCAGTGAAGGAAAAGTCGAATTAGCTAAAGATATGTTAGGCAGAAATTATCAAATACAAGGAAAAGTCGTCGAAGGGCAAAAACTTGGTAGAGAGTTAGGTTTTCCTACAGCTAATTTAAAAATACCACCAGAAAAATATTTACCTAAACAGGGAGTTTATGGTGTAAAAGTAGATATACCTCAACAAAAGACATATGATTTATCCGCCGTTATGAATGTGGGCAAACGCCCCACTGTAGGAGGAGAAAATATTATTGTAGAGGTGCATTTATTAAATTGGCAAGGAGACTTATATGGGCAAGATTTAGTGATTAAATTAGTTAATTTTATTCGTCCAGAAAAAAAATTTACTTCTTTAGATGAGTTGAAGAATCAAATAACTCTCGATTGTCAATTATGTCTTTAA